In a genomic window of Occallatibacter riparius:
- a CDS encoding alcohol dehydrogenase has translation MASVRGRAVEVPAAGGEFRLVEREFPDPPSGHVRIRVQACGVCHSDSLTKEGLWPGLQYPRVPGHEVAGVLDAVASDVPLFKVGQRVGLGWHGGHCNYCEACRRGDFILCANGQVSGISFDGGYADYVIAPANALAFIPEELQDVDAAPLLCAGITTFNSLRNSGARPGDTVAILGIGGLGHLAVQYAAKSGYRTVAIARGEDKAPLAKQLGAHLYIDSTKQDPAAELQKLGGATVILSTVTNADALASAIGGLANGGKIIINGVPEKEWAVNAIPLILGRRSIVGWPSGTGMDSEDTLNFSALSGIKPMTETYPLEKAAEGYERMMSGKARFRVVLTTGA, from the coding sequence ATGGCTTCAGTCAGAGGTCGTGCAGTTGAAGTACCTGCAGCTGGTGGAGAGTTCAGGCTGGTAGAACGTGAATTTCCCGATCCCCCGTCGGGACACGTTCGGATCCGCGTCCAGGCGTGCGGAGTTTGTCATAGCGATTCGCTTACTAAAGAGGGTCTCTGGCCCGGACTTCAGTACCCCCGCGTGCCGGGCCACGAGGTGGCTGGGGTTCTGGATGCCGTCGCGTCGGATGTGCCTCTGTTCAAGGTGGGGCAGCGGGTTGGCCTAGGGTGGCACGGCGGCCACTGCAATTACTGCGAGGCATGCCGGCGCGGCGACTTTATCCTCTGCGCGAACGGCCAGGTTTCGGGAATCAGCTTCGACGGCGGATATGCCGACTATGTGATTGCCCCGGCGAATGCGCTCGCTTTCATTCCTGAGGAATTGCAGGATGTGGACGCGGCCCCGCTGCTCTGCGCCGGGATCACGACCTTCAACAGCCTGCGGAACTCGGGCGCACGGCCCGGCGATACGGTGGCAATCCTCGGTATCGGCGGTCTCGGGCACCTGGCCGTGCAGTACGCGGCAAAGAGCGGCTATCGCACGGTGGCAATTGCGCGCGGTGAGGACAAGGCGCCGCTTGCCAAACAGCTCGGAGCGCACCTCTACATCGACAGCACGAAACAAGACCCCGCAGCTGAACTGCAGAAGCTCGGCGGTGCCACAGTGATCCTTTCGACGGTGACCAATGCCGATGCGCTCGCGTCCGCAATCGGCGGCTTGGCCAACGGCGGCAAAATCATCATCAATGGAGTGCCGGAGAAGGAGTGGGCGGTGAACGCGATCCCTCTCATCCTAGGCCGGCGTTCAATCGTCGGATGGCCCTCAGGAACCGGAATGGACTCCGAGGACACGCTGAATTTCAGCGCCCTGAGCGGAATCAAGCCGATGACCGAGACATATCCGCTGGAGAAGGCCGCAGAAGGCTACGAGCGGATGATGAGCGGCAAGGCACGGTTCCGGGTAGTGCTAACCACCGGGGCCTGA
- a CDS encoding TonB-dependent receptor, which produces MYPFFRVRFAGFLLLVLLAGNVVYSQNQKATLAGFVKDSTGALLQGARITLEPAVQPQVSNAQGAFVFSNLEPGKYKVTVSYVGFTSYTSDVDLTAGQNAQINAVLSVASANDQVLVVADRPLGEAEALNRTLAAENILQVLPAEVITSLPNANIADALGRMPSVTIERDEGEGKYVQIRGTEPRLSNTMVDGVTVPSPESGVRQIKLDTIASDLVESVEINKTLQANIDADGIGGSVNLVTKTASDTPTVALYGLGGYTPIMGGRTVNQAGGTVGKRFGATHKFGALMGGTYDFNGRGINDIEPDPQPNPDGTLSPYYDTMDLRDYVYNRTRWGLTGSADYKLNDGSDISVRGLFSTFRNWGNKWSYTLNDHDNPQYSQDWRRPNMAVGSLSVQGKHTINANTFQWNFAVGRSRSLSGSGSAKYKWIGDDLSDSCYNDQSVAASVYRPGWSAGCFGSGTANSEDRDNYKLKSWAPPTFGQSVQLNLQASGDYARIYHIGTHYGTLELGGKIRNAHKFDDTYDETFTPKTTMNVVDHPEWYSNFKDPDYYDKTYHIGTVTDYSKVRAYVDANQTQFNMSGGPGVNVNNYDLIERIPAGYLMNTIELHNRVRLVAGVRFEATHVSTLSFDQNAPTPPTTLTVKAGGDYLDVLPSASLRFAIDKDSDLRLVYGRGLARPDPQDITAAASQIDISTTPATVGIGNPNLKAEHANNYDLLYERFLSHVGLIQAGYFYKQLSDPIVTLQTLTKNYPGNPGAYTLVSQPSNAGSAHVQGIELAYQQRLSYLPSVLGGLGLSANYSYTTSKAEDVDPLRTDSPALLRQAPNAWNISPTYDTKKFSMRVGMTYDDRMIYAYQYEDLQYVTDDNGNPVIVDGKQETAPNPQPGGTKGPHGDNYLYPHYQFDTQASYRMPWGFEVYGYGLNLNNEVFGFYYGSGQYVVQREYYHPSFAGGVRWNLVHER; this is translated from the coding sequence ATGTACCCGTTCTTTCGCGTTCGCTTTGCGGGTTTTCTGCTCCTCGTGTTATTAGCGGGGAATGTCGTTTACAGCCAAAATCAAAAAGCAACTCTGGCTGGCTTCGTGAAAGATTCGACGGGCGCTCTTTTGCAGGGCGCGCGGATCACGCTGGAGCCCGCCGTTCAGCCTCAGGTCAGCAATGCGCAGGGCGCATTCGTCTTTTCCAATCTTGAGCCCGGGAAATATAAAGTCACTGTCTCTTACGTCGGATTCACCTCTTATACGAGCGATGTCGATCTCACCGCCGGGCAGAACGCGCAGATCAACGCGGTGCTGAGTGTCGCCTCGGCAAACGACCAGGTGCTCGTGGTGGCGGATCGCCCGCTGGGCGAAGCGGAGGCTCTGAACCGCACGCTAGCTGCGGAGAATATCCTGCAAGTGCTCCCCGCCGAGGTCATCACTTCGCTGCCCAACGCCAACATTGCCGATGCGCTGGGCCGCATGCCCTCCGTCACAATTGAGCGCGATGAGGGCGAAGGCAAGTATGTTCAGATCCGCGGCACTGAGCCGCGCCTCAGCAATACCATGGTCGATGGCGTGACGGTGCCGTCGCCGGAATCCGGCGTTCGCCAGATCAAGCTCGACACGATCGCTTCCGACCTGGTCGAGTCCGTCGAAATCAACAAAACGCTGCAGGCGAACATCGATGCCGACGGCATCGGCGGATCAGTGAACCTGGTCACCAAGACTGCGTCCGATACGCCGACGGTCGCGCTCTATGGACTGGGCGGATACACGCCCATCATGGGAGGCCGGACCGTGAACCAGGCCGGCGGCACGGTTGGCAAGCGTTTCGGCGCGACCCACAAGTTCGGCGCGCTGATGGGTGGGACTTACGATTTCAATGGCCGCGGCATCAACGACATTGAGCCCGATCCGCAGCCCAATCCCGACGGTACGCTGAGCCCTTATTACGACACGATGGATCTCCGCGATTACGTGTATAACCGCACTCGCTGGGGGCTCACAGGCAGTGCTGATTACAAGCTGAACGATGGCTCTGATATCAGCGTGCGCGGTCTCTTCTCCACTTTCCGCAACTGGGGCAACAAGTGGAGCTATACACTCAACGACCACGACAACCCCCAGTACAGCCAGGACTGGCGTCGTCCGAACATGGCCGTGGGCAGCCTCTCGGTACAGGGCAAGCACACGATCAACGCCAATACTTTCCAATGGAACTTCGCGGTAGGGCGTTCGCGGTCACTGAGCGGCAGCGGCAGCGCCAAATACAAGTGGATCGGCGACGATCTCAGCGATTCCTGCTACAACGATCAGTCGGTGGCTGCCAGCGTCTATCGCCCAGGCTGGAGCGCCGGTTGCTTCGGCTCCGGAACGGCGAACTCGGAAGATCGCGACAACTACAAGCTGAAGAGCTGGGCGCCCCCTACCTTTGGCCAGAGTGTGCAGCTCAACCTCCAGGCATCAGGCGATTATGCCCGCATCTACCACATCGGCACACACTACGGGACATTGGAGTTGGGCGGCAAGATCCGCAACGCGCACAAGTTCGACGACACGTACGACGAGACCTTCACCCCGAAGACCACAATGAACGTTGTAGACCATCCCGAGTGGTACTCGAACTTCAAGGACCCCGATTACTACGACAAGACCTACCACATCGGGACAGTCACTGATTACTCGAAGGTGCGCGCCTATGTCGATGCCAATCAGACGCAGTTCAACATGTCAGGCGGCCCGGGCGTCAACGTCAATAACTATGACCTCATCGAGCGCATCCCGGCCGGCTACTTGATGAACACCATCGAGCTTCATAACCGCGTCCGCCTGGTTGCAGGCGTGCGCTTTGAAGCCACGCACGTGAGCACGCTGAGCTTCGATCAGAACGCTCCAACACCGCCCACGACTCTAACGGTCAAGGCAGGCGGCGATTATCTCGACGTGCTTCCCAGCGCGTCTCTGCGCTTCGCGATCGATAAGGACTCGGACCTGCGGCTCGTTTATGGGCGCGGCCTCGCGCGGCCGGATCCGCAGGACATTACCGCTGCCGCGAGCCAGATCGATATCTCCACCACCCCGGCGACTGTCGGTATCGGTAACCCCAACTTGAAGGCTGAGCACGCCAACAACTACGACCTGCTCTATGAACGGTTCCTCAGCCACGTGGGTTTGATCCAGGCCGGCTACTTCTACAAGCAGCTTTCCGATCCGATTGTGACGCTGCAGACGCTGACCAAAAACTATCCAGGTAATCCCGGCGCGTACACCCTGGTGTCGCAGCCGTCCAACGCCGGCAGCGCGCACGTGCAGGGGATCGAACTGGCTTATCAGCAACGCCTGTCTTACCTGCCCAGCGTCCTGGGTGGGCTGGGGCTTTCCGCCAATTACAGCTACACCACGTCAAAGGCAGAGGATGTCGATCCGCTCCGTACCGATTCACCGGCCCTGCTGCGCCAGGCGCCGAACGCCTGGAATATCAGCCCGACCTACGACACGAAGAAGTTCTCAATGCGTGTGGGCATGACCTATGACGATCGGATGATCTACGCCTACCAGTATGAGGACCTGCAATACGTCACGGATGACAACGGCAATCCGGTCATTGTGGACGGCAAGCAGGAAACGGCGCCCAATCCGCAGCCCGGCGGGACCAAGGGACCGCATGGCGATAACTACCTCTATCCGCACTATCAGTTCGACACGCAGGCTAGCTATCGCATGCCGTGGGGATTTGAGGTTTACGGTTATGGCCTCAATCTGAACAATGAGGTCTTCGGCTTCTATTACGGCAGCGGACAGTATGTCGTTCAGCGCGAGTACTATCACCCCTCCTTTGCGGGCGGCGTCCGCTGGAACCTGGTTCACGAGAGGTAG
- the tyrS gene encoding tyrosine--tRNA ligase produces MSAFLPVDEQLDLLQKGAAEIIRVSDLRERLEESRKTGRPLRIKAGFDPTAPDLHLGHTVLMRKLRHFQQLGHQVIFLIGDFTSLIGDPTGRNVTRKPLTREQIDRNAQTYKQQVFKILDEQLTEVRYNSEWLGRLGYEDTIRLTAHFTVSQMLERDEFHRRFQNEQPISLHEMLYPVMQGYDSVMLECDVELGGTDQKFNLMCGRELQRHYDQKPQIVLMTPILEGLGGGEKMSKSLGNAVGINEPPSEMYGKLMSISDDLMWKYWVFLTDLKQSEIDDLQADVAAGKLHPMEVKKRLARTITAGFHGEDAARSADENWARMFQQKGESEDLEEVDIAFADVTAANEAGALHVRVPKLIVALGLAASASEANRKVAEKAVKVNGEVVTSNLLTLDNMPARLTVRLGKRAKVAIIGNVGEGV; encoded by the coding sequence ATGAGCGCGTTTCTGCCTGTAGACGAACAACTTGACCTGCTTCAAAAGGGCGCGGCTGAGATTATCCGCGTCTCCGATTTGCGTGAGCGCCTGGAAGAGAGCCGCAAGACGGGGCGTCCCCTGCGTATCAAGGCCGGCTTTGACCCGACGGCTCCCGATCTTCACCTCGGCCACACCGTTCTAATGCGCAAGCTGCGGCACTTTCAGCAGCTCGGGCACCAGGTCATCTTTCTCATTGGAGACTTCACTTCGCTGATCGGCGATCCTACGGGGCGCAACGTTACCCGCAAGCCCCTTACCCGCGAACAGATTGACCGGAACGCCCAGACCTACAAGCAGCAAGTCTTCAAGATTTTGGACGAGCAGCTCACGGAAGTTCGTTACAACTCCGAGTGGCTTGGCAGGCTCGGCTATGAGGACACGATCCGCCTCACGGCGCACTTCACCGTGTCGCAGATGCTGGAGCGGGATGAGTTCCACCGGCGCTTCCAGAATGAGCAGCCCATCAGCTTGCACGAGATGCTTTACCCCGTGATGCAGGGTTATGACTCCGTGATGCTGGAGTGTGATGTGGAGCTGGGCGGCACGGATCAGAAATTCAATCTGATGTGTGGACGCGAGCTGCAACGCCACTACGACCAGAAGCCACAGATCGTGCTAATGACGCCGATCCTTGAAGGCTTGGGCGGCGGCGAGAAGATGTCGAAGTCGCTGGGTAATGCCGTAGGCATCAACGAGCCGCCGTCGGAGATGTACGGCAAGCTCATGTCGATTTCGGACGACCTGATGTGGAAGTACTGGGTCTTCCTCACGGATCTCAAGCAGTCGGAAATTGACGACCTGCAGGCCGATGTTGCTGCGGGCAAGCTGCATCCGATGGAAGTGAAGAAGCGCCTGGCACGGACCATCACGGCGGGGTTTCACGGCGAGGATGCCGCCCGAAGCGCCGATGAGAATTGGGCGCGGATGTTCCAGCAGAAGGGCGAATCGGAAGATCTCGAGGAAGTGGACATTGCGTTTGCGGATGTCACCGCTGCGAACGAAGCTGGTGCGCTCCACGTGCGCGTGCCTAAGCTGATTGTCGCGCTAGGACTGGCGGCTAGCGCTTCCGAGGCCAACCGCAAGGTCGCGGAGAAGGCGGTCAAGGTCAATGGCGAGGTCGTCACGTCGAACCTGCTTACTCTCGACAATATGCCCGCACGCCTGACGGTGCGCCTGGGCAAGCGCGCGAAAGTCGCGATCATCGGCAATGTGGGTGAAGGCGTCTGA
- a CDS encoding Plug and carboxypeptidase regulatory-like domain-containing protein has product MPHRGILLLALLLTVFASLIPLHAQSDNAAISGTVTDASGAVVPHATITVTNEATNQTRTTISGDSGAYTVTNLPPGSYTVSVEAKDFKSFHQTHNRLQPSIGLQVDCVLQVGSSETTVNVIADANVIQTQTAAVGQLVTEEQVKNIQLNGRNPMYLAQLEPGVRRGSSISNFNFGLDNGININGSNNRENGMTFDGAPMVRSRGNGTSIGVADTDSTSEMQVLTAAFPAEYGRASGGIIRIVPKSGTSDFHGAVFEYLRNSFFNANTWSRKSTTDPNIFGHPPAFRFNQFGWNLNGPVWIPGVHFNSDKRKLFFLAGQEWIRYRHVDTVQRKVPTGLMRQGNFSELLDPGNIHNYYGKSVQIVNPYTGVKYDGNIIPPDQLSANGLALLNAYPMPNAANPTYDWVDAATYPEDQRKDTLVLDYAPKDNHHIRFSLLNYNYDSVSPHYGNFNRTPQVWHRPNQVGVLHYTWTISPTMVNEAYVSGSADHVRIGIDTSSGLYDRTKYGINYPFLFAQSDKEIQNKIPTIQIANFDTLDGGPYPSHSGGVIWDFADSLTKIIGRHTLKAGVLYERESQNDFDQINVSSTTPGATNNQNGFFTFTDTRGSTAAQPRPTSTAAVANTALGLFDTYGEIGIRSYTVFLSNMYEYFIQDTWHARPNLVIEYGIRHSIMQPYYAKWGNLSVFSPSTYDPKTAPTVDPVTGFVSGTNLYDGIVIPGDKFPSEAKGHVPDNILNGQYDSLFHGFDKGYNPTVWTNIQPRVGVAWSVSPKTVVRVGGGRYFDRLGVSDNVHLGGNPPFQPSATVSYGAVDTPGGNGSNNYPINMTSYAYHFPSPEAYSWTAAVEHEFDRVGVFTLGYVGRRGLHQQHLENINQLLPGTLTANKVNKPDTLRPYQGFSVIQQETNMGRSIYHGLQANLTHRVNRGLTFGVAYTWSKSLDSASDAGTNIPNHYDPMEFWGPSDYDTRHMLVINYVWDIRFADDSSNWLMRNVFGRWQMSGTTQFQSGNPLNVSTGDDFAGVGPGSGNQLWPHNGPVRLLKGSSPNNTTADKWFDSSVFQQPSPGTFAPRQSRNQVYGPGFQSWNVAMQKAFRIIPSRETNRLLFKAEAFNFINHPNLDNPNTNPKSSTFGKVTGKGQTYASDRQMQFSLRYEF; this is encoded by the coding sequence ATGCCGCACCGTGGAATTTTGCTGCTCGCGCTCCTTCTAACTGTGTTTGCTTCACTGATTCCGCTTCACGCTCAATCTGACAACGCCGCTATATCGGGCACTGTCACTGATGCGTCCGGAGCGGTTGTGCCGCACGCGACCATTACCGTAACGAACGAAGCCACCAATCAGACACGCACGACCATCTCCGGCGACTCGGGAGCGTATACCGTAACCAACCTCCCTCCGGGAAGTTATACCGTCAGCGTAGAAGCGAAAGATTTCAAGAGTTTCCACCAGACGCACAATCGTCTGCAGCCCAGCATCGGCCTCCAGGTGGACTGCGTTCTTCAGGTGGGAAGCTCCGAGACCACCGTGAACGTAATCGCGGACGCCAATGTGATCCAGACGCAGACGGCAGCCGTCGGGCAGCTCGTGACCGAGGAACAGGTCAAGAACATTCAGCTCAACGGCCGCAATCCCATGTATCTCGCGCAGCTCGAGCCAGGTGTGCGCCGCGGGTCTTCAATATCGAACTTCAACTTCGGGCTCGATAACGGGATCAACATTAACGGCTCCAACAACCGCGAAAACGGCATGACCTTCGACGGCGCCCCGATGGTGCGCAGCCGAGGAAACGGGACGAGCATTGGAGTTGCCGACACAGACTCCACGTCGGAGATGCAAGTACTCACGGCTGCCTTCCCGGCCGAATATGGCCGCGCTTCCGGCGGCATAATTCGTATCGTGCCCAAGAGCGGTACAAGCGACTTCCACGGCGCCGTGTTCGAGTACTTGCGCAACTCGTTCTTCAATGCCAACACCTGGAGCCGCAAGTCCACGACCGACCCCAACATCTTTGGACATCCTCCCGCATTTCGTTTCAATCAGTTCGGCTGGAATCTGAATGGTCCGGTGTGGATTCCGGGCGTTCACTTCAATAGCGACAAGAGGAAGCTCTTCTTCCTGGCCGGGCAGGAATGGATTCGCTACCGCCACGTGGATACGGTACAGAGAAAGGTACCGACGGGGTTGATGCGGCAGGGCAATTTCAGCGAGCTGCTCGATCCGGGAAACATCCACAACTACTACGGAAAGTCAGTCCAGATCGTTAATCCCTACACGGGTGTGAAATACGATGGAAACATCATCCCTCCCGACCAGCTGAGCGCCAACGGACTGGCACTGCTGAACGCCTATCCCATGCCTAACGCAGCGAATCCCACCTATGACTGGGTCGATGCGGCGACCTATCCCGAGGACCAGCGCAAGGACACGCTTGTGCTCGACTACGCTCCAAAGGATAACCACCACATCCGATTCTCGCTGCTGAACTATAACTACGACAGCGTTTCTCCCCATTACGGCAACTTCAACCGCACGCCGCAGGTCTGGCATCGCCCCAATCAGGTTGGAGTACTTCACTACACGTGGACCATCAGTCCGACGATGGTCAATGAAGCTTACGTATCAGGAAGCGCGGATCACGTCAGGATTGGGATCGACACCAGCAGCGGCCTCTATGACCGCACCAAGTACGGAATCAACTACCCCTTCCTGTTCGCGCAGAGCGACAAGGAAATACAGAACAAGATTCCCACTATTCAGATTGCCAACTTCGACACGCTCGACGGCGGTCCTTATCCTTCACACTCCGGTGGTGTGATCTGGGACTTTGCCGACAGCCTTACTAAGATCATCGGGCGGCACACGTTGAAAGCAGGGGTTCTGTACGAACGTGAGAGCCAGAATGACTTCGACCAGATCAATGTGAGCTCCACTACTCCTGGCGCAACCAACAACCAGAACGGCTTCTTCACCTTCACTGACACGCGGGGATCGACCGCTGCACAACCGCGCCCCACATCAACTGCTGCAGTGGCCAATACCGCGTTGGGTCTGTTTGACACCTATGGCGAAATTGGCATCCGCTCGTACACGGTGTTCCTGAGCAACATGTACGAGTACTTCATTCAGGACACGTGGCACGCGCGGCCCAACCTGGTCATCGAGTACGGAATCCGGCACAGCATCATGCAACCCTACTATGCCAAGTGGGGCAACCTGTCGGTCTTCTCTCCCTCCACTTACGATCCCAAAACAGCGCCGACCGTCGATCCCGTCACCGGCTTTGTAAGTGGCACCAACCTGTACGATGGCATCGTCATTCCCGGAGACAAGTTCCCGAGCGAGGCGAAGGGTCACGTCCCCGACAACATCCTCAACGGCCAGTACGACAGCCTCTTCCACGGGTTCGATAAAGGCTACAATCCCACCGTTTGGACGAATATTCAACCTCGAGTGGGTGTGGCTTGGTCAGTGAGCCCCAAGACTGTGGTGCGTGTCGGCGGTGGGCGCTACTTTGACCGCTTGGGTGTGAGCGACAACGTTCACCTGGGAGGAAACCCGCCGTTCCAGCCTTCAGCGACAGTGAGCTACGGCGCCGTAGATACACCCGGTGGCAATGGCTCGAATAACTATCCCATCAACATGACCTCCTACGCCTATCACTTCCCGTCACCAGAGGCCTACTCGTGGACCGCTGCGGTGGAGCACGAGTTCGACCGCGTGGGCGTCTTCACTTTGGGTTATGTGGGACGCCGCGGCCTTCACCAACAGCATCTGGAAAACATCAACCAGTTACTGCCCGGCACGTTGACGGCGAACAAGGTTAACAAGCCCGATACATTGCGCCCATACCAGGGCTTCTCGGTAATTCAGCAGGAGACGAATATGGGCAGGTCGATCTATCACGGTCTGCAGGCGAATCTCACTCATCGCGTAAACCGTGGACTGACCTTCGGGGTGGCCTACACGTGGTCCAAGAGCCTCGATTCTGCTTCGGACGCCGGCACGAACATCCCCAATCACTATGACCCGATGGAGTTCTGGGGCCCGAGTGACTACGACACGCGGCACATGTTGGTGATCAACTATGTGTGGGATATCCGGTTCGCAGACGATTCGTCTAACTGGCTTATGCGGAATGTCTTTGGAAGATGGCAGATGTCAGGCACCACGCAATTCCAGAGCGGCAATCCGTTGAATGTATCAACTGGCGACGATTTCGCTGGAGTGGGACCCGGATCAGGCAACCAGTTATGGCCGCATAACGGGCCGGTACGCCTTCTCAAGGGCAGCTCGCCGAATAACACGACCGCTGACAAGTGGTTCGACTCAAGCGTCTTCCAGCAGCCCTCGCCGGGAACATTTGCCCCGCGGCAAAGCCGTAACCAGGTGTACGGGCCGGGGTTCCAGAGCTGGAACGTCGCCATGCAGAAGGCGTTTCGAATCATTCCCTCGAGGGAGACGAATCGGCTGCTTTTCAAAGCTGAGGCGTTCAACTTCATCAATCACCCCAACCTCGACAACCCCAACACAAATCCGAAAAGCAGCACATTCGGCAAGGTGACGGGCAAGGGCCAGACCTACGCTTCGGATCGACAGATGCAGTTCAGCCTGCGCTACGAGTTCTGA